GACGAGAcgagatgagatgagatgagatgaggaTCAAGGCAGCTCCCTAAACATGCTAGGGGTTCATTCTACACGTAGTAGCAAACTACTGAAGAGCTTTAAGAAGGAGACTAACATGCTCTCATCTACATCTTAGAAACAAAATCTGAGTAAAAGAATGGCAAGTTGAGCAACAGTAGAGAGGCACATGCATTAGTTCAAGTGAGACAAGATTATGGCCTGGATTGGGGTGACAGCAGTGAGCATGGAAAGATATGGATGGCTTTAAGAGACTTCGGGAAGTAGGATGGAATTCGGGATTGAGtggtcagaaaaagagaaaattttttaaagtggaagGTAGAATTGTCTtctaaaataaggaaaacaagcaGAAGAATGAATTTGAAAGGCTGGAGGAATAAGGAGTTTAATTTTGACATGCTAAATTTCAGGAGCTGAGAGGAGACACAAACAATGGTTTCCAGGAGGCAGCTGTATATGTGGGACCAGAGCTCTGGGCTAGAGATACCAACGTGAAGCTCATCAACAGGTAGCAGTCCCCAGTGCCAACTCCTCCAGAAAATCTGCTTTTCTGCTCTTAGTCTTCACATCCCCAAACAAGCCTCAAACTCCCTTCTTGGTCCAGAGTCTTTCCAAAAGATctaggaaaacaatctgaaagtAAAGTATATCTCTTTCCCAAATTTTTACCTGTTTTAACTAATCCCACCCCCACCACAGAAAACCTTCCATAACTCCATCCTGTCTAGGAAcctcaaatatatttcataaacCAGCCCTACTCCCAATGTAGCTCTGTGTTCATTGTGAGGTTCAAGAAAGTATGTGTCATGTTAATTTCTGATTCCACACTTCACGGAATTTGTGTGAGGGACTGTATAGCTTTCCCAGATCCATGAATGCTGGTTAATGAGCTGAAGCCGGGAGGATGTGGTTGAAAAGTGGTGGGTATCCAGTAGTAAGATGCAGATTGTACTTCTAGTCTTTCCAGCCATGTGTGATTtgagaaaatcatttaaattctCTGTTTCGGGTCTGTCACCTACaggtcaggaaaaaagaaaaaatgataccaGCCCCACCCCTGTCTCGTCTTTCCAGGGTTGCTGTGACACTGGAATGAGATTATGAGTTTAGGAAACTTTCAGGGGCTAGAATGATACAAAGCATAATTAATTTTACATCTCAGACTAACCCAATATAAAATCACCACTAACACTGTCTGTAAAGaacttagcccagtgcctgggatgcagtaagtgctcaatgaatgttaACTATTAGCATCCCTGCTCTTTGTGTTCCCAACTAGCCAGGGATGACGGTGGCAGTCTGTTATCGGCTGAGAAATCTTTTCATTAGGTAAAAACCACTTGGAGGTACTGCCTTCTGAATTGTCACCAACCATTCAGTAGATCCTAGATCTAATGTAATCTAGAATGTAAGTCATTCTCCAACTGTCAAAATAACCGCTCAATGAATGCTTTCCATTTCCACATTTTCATAGCTCAAAGCTGCTGATCACAACAACCAGACCAAGCTGGTGATGACGGCTGAGTGATGAAACAGTGACCACAGGGCAAGATGAAGTTAGTGTAATAAAGATGGGAGGGGCTGAAGGAAAGTATAAGTAACTGTTAGGGAGTTCACAGCAAACCTGAGCACACTGTCTTCCTGAACTAAGGTGGAGAGTCCTGTCCCCACAGCCCTGGCCTGAAAAACTCCATGGGGGGATAAGTCCTAAGCCTGGAGCTCCCTTTCCCACCGACAGTTTAACCACTTTTAGGCAGATGGGCTTTTAGGGACAGCAAATAGAGGGACCTGGATCCAGAAGTCCAGGAACTAGGCTTCCTTGTCCTTCCCTAAGAGACCCCAATAGAGGCATAGTCCGCCACCTTCCCTGGAGCGGAAGGGCCCCCACCTGCCTATCTGgagccctcttcctccttcctgtttATGCCCAGAGCTGCTTTTCAATCCCACTGCGTGCCCCCATGCCTAACCATACCCACTGATTCTCCTAGGTGTTCCTGAGGAAAATACTGAGCTGACAGCTCCATATTCTGCTGGCCATCCGCACCTCACAAGGAAAGATTTAGACAGCTATGAAATTTATCTTCTGTTTGAGTGTCCTTGCTGGTATGCATCCATGACTTTCTACTCTGTCCTATAAGGCACAGGTTAATATAGGATGGAGTGAGGCAGAGGCAGGATGTGTGGAAGGTGCAAAAGAAGAGTCAAGAGAAACTGTCAGAAGCATAATTAGGGGTCTCCCCTCTCAGACTCCAAAGGCTCTCGGGACAGGCTGAGTCCCCAGTGCTAAGCTATGGGGTAGGTTATGGTGTACACCTGCCTCAGAGAATGCTCAACAGTGAGTGTTCCACCCTGGTTATTCCAAAATGTGGGCTTCATCACACAGCAGGCAAGCCTAGTGTACTCACAAGGACAGAGTACTCATTTTGACATCTGATATGCCCCCTTTTTCAAAAGCTTAGAGACTCAGAATGCAGGGAATGGAGAACGTGGGAGCAAAAGATCAAATGCTAGGGCCCTATGTCCTACACTTCCTGACTACCATGACGTTCTTCTGATGGCAGAATTGGCTGGTGAGGCCTTTCCCACCACACCCTGACTTGCCTAGGTTGCATCACAAATTAGCTGTGTGAGCTTGCACAAGTTAATTAATCtatctgtgcttcagtttctacaGTCGAAATGGGGATATTACTACTTACATTATAGAgtcactgtgaagattaaataaatccatgtaaagcacttagaacaagaGCTCAATGTCTCTTGTCCTTAATAACACTCCACCCTTTTTTCCTTGGGGTTTCTAACTGTGACCACACAGAGAAGGGTGTGGTGAGGCACAGGACTGGGCTTGGGGAGGACTAACATAAGAACCAAGGGCAGCTGAGACAAGAACAATATTTCTGATACTAGAATCAGCCTTCCTCCTCTTTATTctctagtttttttaaataatataattcattTATAAAAGCACTGCATGTTCATactagaaaatttggaaatattaaaaagcagaaacaatgcTAATGCATTGTCTGAATTTACTCCCAGGCTTTATTTATGTTTAATggtttacttttgtttctttacttGTTTTTAAACAATTAGATTACTGgattaaatgtacatttttattttttaacttaaaggtTATCaatatttcctttgctgtttaatattcattacaaatataattttaatgtatatGATGTTCCATTTGTTCATATACTTTTGTATTTCAGTGTCCAACATTACTTCATTGGACACTCATATTTCAACCATTtagctattataaacagtgttaAAATGAGCACATTTATTAATAATCTTTGTCTAcatctgattatttctttagaatcAAGAATTCTTGGCTTTGGAAATATTAGGTCAAAGTTGACGAACCATTTACAATTCTTGATGCCCATTTCAAAATTGCTTttcaagaaaatagaataaattccCATTCCTATAAGCAGTAAATGAGAGTCTCTCTCACTGTACTTTCTTAGACTGAATATTAccaatattaaacaaaaatgatTAGTATAAATATTAGATGAAATACTATGtcattttgatttacatttttattcaaaaaaaatgtcaaacattTTCACATTTCCTGGCCAACTGATTACTTCTTTAAAATCATCCATATTTCTATTCAACTAGGAAGTTGTTGATTGTCTTATTCGTTCTAAGAACATCTTATATATGTTTCTCAGGGACATTTTTCCCCGCTCACTCATCTGTGCAGAAAGAAGACCATGCCCCCTATCTGGTATACCTCAAGTCTCACTTCAACCCCTGTGTGGGTGTCCTCATCAAAAGCAGCTGGGTgctggcccccgctcactgctaCCTACCGTGAGTGCCGGGCATCCTTACCCACTACAACAGCTATACTCATTCTGCGCCGGTGGTTCTCAAGTAGAGGCAGCTTCCCCTCCGGGGTATTTACATTTGGCAAAGGCAGACAGCTTTGGCTGTCACAATGGGATGAGGGATGGGGGGAGGCTGCGCTAAGGGCGCCGACCCAGCGAACAGAGGCCAGGGCAGGGATGCGGCTGAACACCCCACCGCGCACAGAGCAGCCCCACCGCAGAGCAGAACCCGGCCCCACACGTCAGCAGTGCTGCTCTAGAGGAGCCCCGTTCTACGTACTATGCCTCCTCAGTCTCCCGTCGGTTTTTCAAGTTTTTTCCTGGCAATAGGAATGTGTTTTGTCAGTTAAGGGACCAGCAGGTAACTGATGGTACACTCAAATTTGATTAAGTTgaggagagtttttaaaaagaactaatgaCAAAGGTATGGTCTCGTTATAGGGAAAACACAGGGAATAGTTCAGTCCCCCCGCGTTTAGTATTAGAAAGGTGCAGTTACTACCCCTAGACCTAAAGCATCGGGGCAGAGAATGTTtacaaggggggagggggaaagaaagagagagagagagagacagagagagagagagagcgctgtGTGCGCAGGGACTGCCTGATAGGGGCTGTAACCTTTGGTCAAGAGACAGCCAACAGCCACGCCCTGTGGCAACCTTACAGGAAGAAAGATGGGAGGATATATACTCcaacctctcccttctccctccccttacTTTCCGGTGCTTCTTATTGGCCAAATACCATTCAAACGCTAGAGGACCAGAAAGCCCACTGACTTAATCCACATATATCACCTTCCAAAGTACAGAGCAGGATGAAAGAGTTGTGAGTAAATCTGATGAAGCAAACAGGAGATATCCAACACTCAAGTCACCTCATTCTCTTACTTCCACCAGAATGGAAATGCCCAATCTGATAGGCTGGAGCtggaaaggagggaaaataatatttctatgCCATGCATCCTTTTCTTCTCCACTACATTAAGGACACTACATGAAAACATAGTGGTTAAAGGCTCCACCACTTAACTGTGTGACATGGGTGAATACTCTTACATGCCTCCattacttcatctgtaaaatggggattcaAAATAGAATCCACCTCACAGATTTGTTGTGAGTGGTAAATGAGGTAATCCAGAATCCAGATAAAGCCCTTGGCAAAGTATCTGGCACATTATAACATTCAGCGTCAGCTtagatgatgatgacgatgatgatgatgattacttCCAACCCCTTATCCCTCCAGAAACCTGAAAGTGATGCTGGGAAATCTCAGGGTCAGAATCAGAGATGGGACAGAGCAGATAATTGACCCTATCCAGATTGTCCGCTACTGGAACTACAGTCATAGTTCCCCCCAGGATGACCTCATGCTCATTAGGCTGGCTAAGCCCGCCAACCTCAACCACAAAGTCCAGCCCATTCCCCTCGCCACCAGCACCGTCAAGCCAGGCACCGTCTGTATGCTTTCAGGCTTGGACTGGAGCCAAGACAACAGCGGTGAGTACAGCTCCCACAGAAAATCAGGGTCATCAGTTATCCCTGAAGAGGAGCACCCATGTCTGTATAGCTGAGAAGGGAGGAGAACGGATGGGGACCAAAGGGAGATACTATATGAGTGGTCTGACAAAAAGAGACCCTCCCAGAAGTCCAAAGCTCCTCCCTTCCCAGGGTGACTAATGCTCCACTGCTTCTTCAGAGCTTTGGCAGAGGGGGCCACCAGGCCACCTGACTCTGCACAGAGGCCACGCCATTCCTGATCATCAGAGGTACAATTCACATTAAAGAGTCTGCTCCTCTCTCCCATACTGGCTCACTTAACATGTGGAGGACACCTGAGAACTTGAGTCAGGTCACCTCTTATGCCTCCAAgaacagacacagaaaagaaagaaaactctgctTTTTAAAGGGACATAAAGGCTATTTCAAAATGCTCAAGATTAACTCTCATAACCATGCACAAAATCATGTCTTCCCTTTGTCTCATTATTTTCTtcagacacacacaaaacaccAGTTGAAATACAAGGTGGTAACTGGAGCGCTAAACAACaattgtgaaaaaaaaaccaattgtGAACAAGAAGGTTTCTTTTATCCCTGTCTTCCCTCAGGCAGACACCCTGATTTAAGGCAGAACCTGGAGGCCCCCATGATGTCTGATGCAGACTGCCAGAAAACCGAACAAGGAAAAAGCCACAGAAACTCCATATGTGTTAAATTTGTGAAAGTGTTCAGTCGAATTTTTGGGGTAATCTTTTCTCTCTATTCAACTTCCACTTACTTGTATTATATATGTCCAGTTAACTATTTAATcgtgatatttaaaaaattgaaagccCACAGCttcataattttttgaaaatttgataaGGCTGCAGCAAAGCCCCCCAATATCTTTAGTAAAGGGCCCTCCTTAGAGATGTCTGTATTCATTAAAGGGCATCACGCAGTACCTAGAGTTAATAACACTTTGCTAGGTTTTTATTCTCATAGATGCAACTTTGAAACAggcattgcttttaaaaaattaattcaaacttTTCACAAATTGAAACTGGCTTCACCAGTTCAAACAAATGGAGTTCGACTCATTTTACATGTGAGTTCTAGAAAGGTTTTTCTCTGACTCTCTCAATGTCACACAAGACTAGTTACGACCAAGCTAGATAAATGACTCAAGCTTCCAGTCTCCCAACTCAGTGCTCTTTTCTTGATGCAGCAATGCTACCTCTAGACAGGGCGCATCCACACTGCGGACGAGAGGGCTCCTATAAGGAGAAGATCGGACCatatctgtctctctccctctctctgcatGATCCCTCGTAGGAGGTGGCCGTTGCTACTGTCATCTGCAAAGGCAAGCTACAGGGGATCGAGGTCGGACACTTCATGGGAGGGGATGTGGGCATCTACACCAATGTTCAGAAATATATCACCTGGATTGAGAACGTCACTAAAGACAAATGAGACCGGACTACTCCGTCTGCATCCCAGTGGCTCTGCCACTGACAACACTAACCACAACTTTCcccaaattcaaaataaaacGTCCAAATAGAAATATTTGGATGTATCACACCAGtatcctatgttttcttatttgtgtCTCTGTCCATATCCCATAATGATCTGAAGAACCAAGAACAAAACGTGAAATAAGCACTTTCTACACTGTACTGGGTtatatccattatctcatttaatgcttatAACAACCCTTTGAGGTTATCGTTTATTCCtactttacaaataagaaaattgagacTAATATAGGTTACTTAACATTATCTATAGCTGGTAAATATCAGAACCTGAAATGGAACCCCACAATGTCAGATTCTCAGCCCTGTGCTCTTAGCCTCGAAATTACAGGCAAGTCCATAGCATCACAAGAGATGCTGGCTTCTGTTTTCCTGCTACCTCTCTTACCATTCAAAGGGCTTGAAGCTCTCAATTGTGTCTCAGATCTTGGGTACTGAAATAAACTCTCCCAAAATGCAGCAGGCTGAAGGGAGAGAGCTAGCGGATGGGTAGGAGGTTGAAAAGAAATGTCAGGACAGTGACAACAATCACCAACCAAATCCAAAGGGAGGCCTGGCAGCTCCAGGGCGAGATGAAGCAGTCATTTAGATCCAAGGACAGCACAGCATCAGGGCAGCAGCAGAGCTTAAGAGGTAGAGATAGCTGAGGGGAGGTGAAAGAAGGGCAGAAATTGGGTTTGGCCTCAGACCATGGGATTAACAAGGTCAAGAAAGCAGGTACC
Above is a genomic segment from Balaenoptera acutorostrata chromosome 7, mBalAcu1.1, whole genome shotgun sequence containing:
- the PRSS37 gene encoding probable inactive serine protease 37 isoform X2, giving the protein MKFIFCLSVLAGTFFPAHSSVQKEDHAPYLVYLKSHFNPCVGVLIKSSWVLAPAHCYLPNLKVMLGNLRVRIRDGTEQIIDPIQIVRYWNYSHSSPQDDLMLIRLAKPANLNHKVQPIPLATSTVKPGTVCMLSGLDWSQDNSRHPDLRQNLEAPMMSDADCQKTEQGKSHRNSICVKFVKVFSRIFGEVAVATVICKGKLQGIEVGHFMGGDVGIYTNVQKYITWIENVTKDK
- the PRSS37 gene encoding probable inactive serine protease 37 isoform X1 yields the protein MKFIFCLSVLAGTFFPAHSSVQKEDHAPYLVYLKSHFNPCVGVLIKSSWVLAPAHCYLPNLKVMLGNLRVRIRDGTEQIIDPIQIVRYWNYSHSSPQDDLMLIRLAKPANLNHKVQPIPLATSTVKPGTVCMLSGLDWSQDNSGRHPDLRQNLEAPMMSDADCQKTEQGKSHRNSICVKFVKVFSRIFGEVAVATVICKGKLQGIEVGHFMGGDVGIYTNVQKYITWIENVTKDK